The following proteins are encoded in a genomic region of Ictalurus furcatus strain D&B chromosome 6, Billie_1.0, whole genome shotgun sequence:
- the ralba gene encoding ras-related protein Ral-B: MAANKGKSQSSLALHKVIMVGSGGVGKSALTLQFMYDEFVEDYEPTKADSYRKKVVLDGEEVQIDILDTAGQEDYAAIRDNYFRSGEGFLLVFSITEQESFTATAEFREQILRVKSEEDKIPLLVVGNKSDLEDRRQVSVDDARGKAEEWSVQYVETSAKTRANVDKVFFDLMREVRAKKMSENKDKNGKGKNKNNKKSFKERCCLL, encoded by the exons ATGGCAGCCAACAAGGGGAAAAGTCAGAGCTCCTTGGCATTGCACAAGGTCATCATGGTGGGCAGTGGTGGTGTAGGCAAGTCAGCCCTTACACTCCAGTTCATGTATGATGAG TTTGTTGAAGATTATGAGCCCACGAAAGCGGACAGTTACCGAAAAAAAGTTGTGCTGGATGGGGAGGAAGTGCAGATCGATATTTTGGATACAGCTGGACAGGAAGACTACGCAGCCATCCGAGACAACTATTTCCGCAGTGGAGAGGGTTTTCTGCTTGTGTTCTCCATAACCGAGCAAGAGTCTTTCACAGCCACAGCAGAGTTCAG ggaaCAGATTCTGCGTGTTAAATCCGAGGAGGATAAGATTCCACTGCTGGTGGTGGGGAATAAGTCTGATCTGGAAGACCGCAGGCAGGTGTCTGTGGATGATGCCAGAGGAAAAGCAGAGGAGTggagtgtacagtatgtggagACTTCTGCTAAAACACGTGCCAATGTAGATAAG GTATTTTTTGACCTCATGAGGGAAGTGCGTGccaagaagatgtcagaaaataaggacaaaaatggcaaaggaaagaacaagaacaacaagaagAGCTTCAAGGAACGGTGCTGTTTACTTTGA